Proteins encoded within one genomic window of Sphingomonas sp. NBWT7:
- a CDS encoding Hsp70 family protein, which translates to MDHAATALGLDFGTTNTVAALADGGGTSRLVELAGDEATGAVFRSALCFWEDDRGWDGIAHEAGPWAIAEYLDAPLDSRFVQSFKTVAASASFERALIFGKPFRFEDLGRRFLQRLVAHTGGALADRPRRVVVGRPVEYAGARPDPALARARYDLMLEGFGTEIHYVYEPLGAAYSYAARLTEPATILVADFGGGTTDFSIVRVAAPGAPRRCVALASAGVGIAGDRFDQRIMNQLVLPLLGKGGSYRSFGKLLEIPGGYFSDFADWSRLAMMRNRRTLEELRKLQRDAADPAAIGRMIALIENEQGFPLYDAVGRVKRALSVDEEARFAFEGGGVAISAPVRRAEFETWIAGDLARIEAAMDVALARAATEAGAIDRVFLTGGSSLIPAIRAIFDRRFGAERIATGGELTSIAHGLALIGEQDDLAEWTA; encoded by the coding sequence TGGATCACGCCGCGACTGCGCTCGGCCTCGATTTCGGCACGACCAATACCGTCGCGGCGCTCGCCGACGGCGGTGGCACGTCGCGCCTGGTCGAGCTTGCCGGCGACGAGGCGACGGGGGCGGTGTTCCGGTCAGCGTTGTGCTTCTGGGAGGACGATCGCGGTTGGGACGGGATCGCGCACGAGGCGGGACCGTGGGCGATCGCCGAGTATCTAGACGCGCCGCTCGACAGCCGCTTCGTGCAATCGTTCAAGACCGTCGCGGCGAGCGCGTCGTTCGAGCGGGCGCTGATTTTCGGCAAGCCGTTCCGGTTCGAGGATCTGGGGCGGCGCTTCCTGCAGCGGCTGGTGGCGCACACCGGTGGCGCGCTCGCCGATCGGCCACGGCGTGTGGTGGTCGGCCGCCCGGTCGAATATGCCGGGGCGCGGCCCGATCCGGCGCTGGCGCGGGCGCGCTACGACCTGATGCTCGAGGGGTTCGGCACCGAGATCCACTATGTCTACGAGCCGCTTGGCGCGGCCTACAGCTATGCCGCGCGGTTGACCGAGCCGGCGACGATCCTGGTGGCGGATTTCGGCGGCGGCACGACCGACTTCTCGATCGTGCGCGTCGCCGCGCCGGGCGCGCCGCGCCGCTGCGTGGCGCTCGCATCCGCCGGCGTCGGTATCGCGGGCGATCGCTTCGATCAGCGGATCATGAACCAGCTGGTGCTGCCGTTGCTCGGCAAGGGCGGCAGCTACCGTTCGTTCGGCAAGCTGCTCGAGATACCCGGCGGCTATTTCAGCGATTTCGCCGATTGGTCGCGGCTCGCGATGATGCGCAACCGCCGCACGCTGGAGGAACTGCGCAAGCTGCAGCGTGACGCCGCCGATCCCGCGGCGATCGGGCGGATGATCGCGCTGATCGAGAACGAGCAGGGCTTCCCGCTCTATGATGCGGTCGGGCGGGTGAAGCGTGCCCTGTCAGTGGATGAGGAGGCGCGCTTCGCTTTCGAGGGCGGCGGGGTGGCAATCAGCGCGCCAGTGCGCAGGGCTGAATTCGAGACGTGGATCGCGGGCGACCTCGCGCGGATCGAGGCGGCGATGGACGTCGCGCTGGCGCGGGCGGCGACCGAGGCGGGCGCGATCGATCGCGTGTTCCTGACCGGCGGATCGTCGCTGATCCCGGCGATCCGTGCGATCTTCGACCGGCGCTTCGGCGCGGAGCGGATCGCGACCGGAGGCGAGCTGACGTCGATCGCGCACGGCCTCGCGCTGATCGGCGAGCAGGACGATCTGGCGGAGTGGACCGCCTGA